Proteins from a genomic interval of Medicago truncatula cultivar Jemalong A17 chromosome 3, MtrunA17r5.0-ANR, whole genome shotgun sequence:
- the LOC25488802 gene encoding formin-like protein 20 isoform X1, whose protein sequence is MALFRRFFYRKPPDRLLEISERVYVFDCCFSTDVLEEDDYKVYMGGIVTQLQDYFPDASFMVFNFREGDRRTQISDILSLCDMTVMEYPRQYEGCPLLPLEMIHHFLRSSESWLSLEGQQNVLLMHCERGGWPVLAFMLAGLLLYRKQYSGELKTLEMVYKQAPRELLHLLSPLNPQPSQLRYLQYISRRHLGSEWPPSETPLYLDCLILQVLPLFDGGKGCRPVVRVYGPDPSNPANRSSQLLFSTSKTQKHVRHYLQAECMLVKIDIPCRVQGDVVLECIHLSEDLVREEMMFRVMFHTAFVRSNSLVLGRDEIDILWDTKDQFSKNFKSEVLFLDADAVIPNLPAVKVSRDENETESGSPDEFYEVEDFFINVNDGPDSPVVRDDAVDSGNHKDVWKEYSDPPASQDSSTPDDGIHQQIGRTDSGINEVKDITVDDVKYKLEERVDSDTHAVKDIAVDDGNNKSTSTAVTFDMMETLDTQEVTLDANDELAVMQNNYDDDNNATLKELEPEDGQQKHDLARSISAEEKQLPLNSNPVGDVVAEKEKTEQQEPQGFHAKQAKENETTRGIPSTKGSYNESMHVLYPPTRHSTSPTALSNDTSPRGKMTNAKGRLGSSFHVNEAVDSMETTNDLKSCNRDNSESSESIGEIDSKAQLSSLMPITESCHQSTTPASQFSTDQVLQPHPPPPPPPPPRRISPSSSLDGKVSTIPQPPPQPPPPPPHALPIFYKKNVEMDLQAATPPTPPPPPPPPFSGQNRGGSFPLSSPWMPIFSSIAVVAKNSGTLPPSTPIVGSEIASEVSKLVGAVSLSYPSPPPPPPPPLPPKYAVKSIPPPPPPPLPPKYAVKSIPPPPPPPPPLSYMDRAPLVPPSTPTSLHTPPPLPHPVVYTDSTSPPSSSFTRAPPPPPPLPLSLCIVPSPPPPISISPPPPPRPPPSPPPLPPSSGEPRPPSPHPMSKAQPPPPPPPPPLPLSTGAPPPPPPPSLSKAPPSPPPAFYETPLPPPLTASSQAPPPPPTPPPPPPPSVSSTPPHPPPPPPPPPPPYLSSSIGAAQPPSPLPPPSSFYETPSPPPLPASSRAPPPSPPPSMSTAPPHPSPPPPPPPPPPSFYKTLSPPPLPASSQAPPPPTPAPPPSISTAPPHPLPPRPPPPPPPYLPSSIGAAQPPPPPPPPPPPFYASPPSPQPYLPSSHGAPPRPPPPPPSMSKAAPAPPPPPSYLPASSGAAQPPPPSMSKVPPPPPPPPPFYASSPSPPPYLPTSHGAPPPPPPSMSKAAPAPPPPPPSYLPASIGAPPPPPPPPSMSKAPPPPPPPFYGAPPPPPPSYLPASSGALLPPPPPPPPSMPPPPPPFHGAPPPPPLYLPASTDAPPPPPPPPSMSKAPPPPPPPFYGAPPPPPPSYLPASSGAPLPPPPPPPPPSMPPPPPPFHGAPPPPPLYLPASTGAPPPPPPPPSMSKAPPPPPPPFYGAPPPPLATHGARAPPPPPPPGSQGPPPPPLQGFGGPPPPPPPGGRGPPPPPPPGGQGPPPPPPPGGRGLAPPPPPGARAPGAPAPPRAPGGAPPPPGADPRGRGRGLARPTGPVTRRSSLKPLHWSKVTRALKGSLWEELQRHGESQSGQEFDVSELEKLFAANVPKPAASGGKSGGQSKSAGSKNEKITLVDLRRAYNTEIMLTKVKMPLPDMMAAVLALDDSVLDSDQVENLIKFCPTKEEMDLLKAYTGDKENLGKCEQFFMELMKVPRVESKLRVFCFKIQFLSQITEFNKNLKLVNSACEEVRNSLKLKEIMKKILYLGNTLNQGTARGSAVGFKLDSLSKLTETRASNSKMTLMHYLCKVLAEKSPALLDFHRDLVSVENASKIQLKSLAEEMQAITKGLEKVNQELAACEKDGPVSEVFRKTLQDFVDGAKSQVEFVSQLFEEVGKSADALANYFGEDPKRVPFELVTATMLNFIRLFLKAHEENIKQAEMEKKKAEKEAEMEKKAEKEAGMEKGKGSKLRRKSEKDNKEES, encoded by the exons ATGGCGCTGTTCCGAAGATTCTTTTACCGGAAGCCACCGGATCGTCTTCTTGAGATCTCTGAGAGAGTTTATG TTTTTGATTGCTGCTTCTCTACGGATGTCTTGGAAGAAGACGACTACAAAGTGTATATGGGGGGCATTGTAACTCAGCTACAAGATTACTTTCCAGATGCTTCATTCATGGTATTCAATTTCAGAGAAGGGGATAGGCGCACCCAAATTTCAGACATTTTATCTCTGTGTGACATGACAGTTATGGAGTACCCTCGGCAATACGAGGGCTGTCCACTTCTGCCTTTAGAGATGATTCATCACTTCCTTCGATCAAGTGAAAGTTGGCTGTCTTTGGAGGGGCAACAAAATGTGCTTTTGATGCACTGTGAAAGAGGGGGTTGGCCCGTGCTGGCGTTTATGCTAGCCGGTCTTTTATTGTACCGAAAACAATACAGTGGCGAGCTGAAGACTCTTGAAATGGTCTACAAGCAAGCGCCAAGAGAACTTCTCCATCTTTTATCTCCTTTGAACCCACAACCTTCTCAGTTAAGATATCTTCAGTATATTTCCAGGAGACATTTGGGTTCTGAGTGGCCTCCATCAGAAACTCCCTTATATTTGGATTGTttaattcttcaagttcttccaTTATTTGATGGTGGAAAAGGTTGCAGGCCTGTTGTACGTGTTTATGGTCCGGACCCTTCAAATCCTGCCAATAGAAGTTCTCAGCTTCTTTTCTCAACTTCAAAAACCCAAAAGCACGTTCGCCACTACCTGCAG GCAGAATGTATGCTCGTGAAAATTGATATTCCTTGTCGTGTTCAAGGGGATGTCGTTCTTGAGTGCATACATTTAAGCGAAGATTTGGTTCGTGAGGAGATGATGTTTAGAGTCATGTTTCATACTGCATTTGTACGGTCAAATAGTTTGGTGCTGGGCCGTGATGAAATAGATATTTTGTGGGATACAAAGGATCAGTTCTCCAAGAATTTTAAATCTGAG GTGCTTTTCTTGGATGCTGATGCTGTTATACCTAATCTACCCGCAGTCAAGGTGAGTAGAGATGAAAATGAGACAGAAAGCGGTTCACCTGATGAATTCTATGAAGTGGAAGATTTCTTCATCAATGTCAATGATGGACCGGATTCTCCAGTTGTTCGTGATGATGCAGTAGATAGTGGAAACCATAAAGATGTCTGGAAAGAATATTCAGATCCTCCTGCTTCTCAGGATTCTTCTACGCCAGATGATGGGATTCACCAACAGATTGGCAGGACAGATTCTGGTATTAATGAGGTGAAAGATATTACCGTTGATGATGTGAAATACAAGCTCGAAGAGCGTGTAGATTCAGATACTCATGCAGTGAAAGATATTGCTGTGGATGATGGAAACAATAAGTCAACTTCCACTGCAGTCACTTTTGATATGATGGAAACTCTGGATACACAGGAAGTCACTTTGGATGCAAATGATGAGTTGGCAGTTATGCAAAACAATTATGACGACGACAACAACGCAACACTAAAAGAATTAGAACCTGAGGATGGACAGCAGAAACACGATCTTGCCAGATCAATATCTGCTGAAGAAAAACAACTTCCTTTAAACTCAAATCCAGTGGGAGATGTAGTTGCAGAAAAGGAGAAGACTGAGCAGCAAGAACCACAGGGATTTCATGCAAAGCAAGCAAAGGAAAATGAAACAACTAGGGGGATACCTTCTACCAAAGGTTCTTATAATGAATCAATGCATGTTTTATATCCACCAACAAGGCACAGTACTTCACCTACTGCTCTGTCAAATGATACCTCTCCAAGGGGGAAAATGACTAATGCCAAAGGAAGACTTGGTTCTAGTTTTCATGTCAACGAAGCGGTTGATTCTATGGAAACGACAAATGACCTGAAAAGTTGTAACAGGGACAATTCAGAATCTTCAGAAAGCATCGGGGAAATAGACTCAAAAGCCCAACTATCATCATTAATGCCAATTACAGAGTCATGTCATCAGTCAACTACTCCAGCATCACAGTTTAGCACTGATCAAGTGCTACAACCTCACCCTCCTCCTCCCCCTCCGCCCCCACCTCGACGGATATCTCCATCTTCTTCCCTGGATGGTAAAGTGTCTACGATACCACAACCTCCGCCACAaccacctccaccaccaccacatgCTTTGccaattttttataagaaaaatgtaGAAATGGACTTGCAAGCTGCAACTCCTCCAACccctccaccaccacctccgCCTCCATTTTCTGGGCAAAATAGAGGGGGGTCATTTCCTCTTTCTAGTCCTTGGATGCCCATATTTTCATCAATTGCTGTAGTTGCAAAAAATAGTGGAACTTTACCTCCTTCAACTCCTATAGTAGGAAGTGAAATTGCATCAGAAGTTTCTAAATTAGTTGGTGCAGTGTCCCTTTCCTATCcttctccaccaccaccaccaccaccacctctaCCCCCAAAATATGCAGTTAAATCCAttcctcctccaccaccaccacctctaCCCCCAAAATATGCAGTTAAATCCATTCCTCCTCCACCACCTCCCCCGCCTCCTTTGTCTTATATGGATAGAGCTCCTCTCGTTCCTCcttcaacaccaacatcactTCACACTCCACCACCATTGCCTCATCCTGTTGTATATACAGATTCAACATCTCCACCTTCATCTTCTTTTACTAGagccccaccaccaccacctccactTCCACTGTCTTTATGTATAGTTCCATCACCTCCACCTCCTATTAGTATATCTCCACCGCCTCCACCAAGACCtccaccatcaccaccacctcTTCCTCCATCAAGTGGAGAACCTCGACCACCATCACCTCATCCTATGTCTAAGGCCCAACCCCCACCTCCACCCCCACCCCCACCTCTTCCTCTATCAACTGGAGCACCTCCACCGCCACCTCCTCCTTCATTGTCTAAAGCCCCACCATCCCCACCTCCAGCATTCTACGAAACTCCATTACCACCACCTCTTACTGCATCAAGTCAagctcctcctcctcctccgacaccaccaccaccaccacctccttcAGTGTCTTCGACCCCACCACACCCACCTCCACCCCCACCCCCACCCCCACCACCATATCTTTCGTCATCAATTGGAGCAGCTCAACCACCATCACCACTACCACCTCCTTCATCATTCTACGAAactccatcaccaccaccacttcCAGCATCAAGTCGAGCACCTCCACCATCACCACCTCCTTCAATGTCTACGGCCCCACCACACCcatctccaccaccaccaccaccaccaccacctccatcATTCTACAAAACTCTATCACCACCACCTCTTCCTGCATCAAGTCAAGCTCCTCCTCCTCCGACACCAGCACCACCTCCTTCAATATCTACGGCCCCACCACACCCACTTCCACCAcgaccaccaccaccaccaccaccatatcTTCCGTCATCAATTGGAGCAGctcaaccaccaccaccacctccacctccacctcctCCATTCTATGCATCTCCACCATCACCACAACCATATCTTCCTTCATCACATGGAGCACCTCCAcgaccaccaccacctcctccttcAATGTCTAAGGCCGCACCagccccaccaccaccaccatcatatCTTCCTGCGTCAAGTGGAGCAGCTCAACCACCACCACCTTCAATGTCCAAGGTCCCaccacctccacctccacctccaccGTTCTATGCATCTTCACCCTCACCACCACCATATCTTCCTACATCACATGGAGCacctccaccacctcctccttcAATGTCTAAGGCCGCACCagccccaccaccaccaccaccatcatatCTTCCTGCATCAATTGGAgcacctccaccaccaccaccacctccttcAATGTCTAAGGCCCCACCACCCCCACCCCCACCATTCTATGGagctccaccaccaccaccaccatcatatCTTCCTGCATCAAGTGGAGCACTtctaccaccaccaccaccacctcctccttcAATGCCACCCCCACCTCCACCATTCCATGGAGCTCCACCGCCACCTCCACTATATCTTCCTGCATCAACTGACgcacctccaccaccaccaccacctccttcAATGTCTAAGGCCCCACCACCCCCACCCCCACCATTCTATGGagctccaccaccaccaccaccatcatatCTTCCTGCATCAAGTGGAGCACctctaccaccaccaccaccaccacctcctccttcAATGCCACCCCCACCTCCACCATTCCATGGAGCTCCACCGCCACCTCCACTATATCTTCCTGCATCAACTGGCgcacctccaccaccaccacctcctccttcAATGTCTAAGGCACCACCCCCACCACCCCCACCCTTTTATGGagctccaccaccaccacttgCAACGCATGGAGCACGAgcaccacctcctcctccacctCCGGGTAGTCAAGGCCCACCTCCTCCTCCACTTCAAGGTTTTGGAGGCCCACCTCCTCCACCTCCTCCAGGTGGTCGAGGCCCACCTCCTCCGCCACCTCCAGGTGGACAAGGCCCACCTCCTCCACCACCTCCAGGTGGTCGAGGCCTAgctccaccacctcctcctgGAGCTCGGGCACCTGGTGCTCCTGCACCTCCAAGAGCGCCAGGTGGTGCACCTCCACCACCAGGGGCTGATCCAAGAGGTAGAGGGCGTGGGCTTGCACGTCCTACTGGTCCAGTGACACGGCGTTCCTCCTTAAAGCCTCTTCATTGGAGTAAGGTAACAAGGGCATTGAAAGGAAGTTTATGGGAAGAATTACAAAGACATGGAGAATCTCAAAG TGGACAAGAGTTTGACGTTTCAGAGTTAGAGAAGCTTTTTGCTGCAAATGTTCCGAAACCTGCTGCTTCTGGTGGTAAATCTGGAGGGCAGAGCAAATCTGCAGGatccaaaaatgaaaaaatcaccTTG GTTGACCTAAGGAGAGCCTATAATACTGAAATTATGCTTACAAAGGTTAAGATGCCACTTCCTGATATGATG GCGGCAGTACTGGCTTTGGATGACTCGGTATTAGATTCTGATCAGGTGGAAAATCTTATTAAGTTTTGTCCTACCAAAGAGGAAATGGATCTTTTGAAG GCATATACTGGTGACAAGGAGAACTTGGGAAAGTGTGAACAG TTCTTTATGGAGCTGATGAAAGTGCCACGAGTGGAGTCTAAATTGAGAGTATTCTGTTTCAAGATTCAATTTCTGTCTCAG ATTACAgagtttaataaaaatttaaagttaGTGAACTCTGCATGTGAAGAG GTCCGAAATTCACTCAAATTAAAGGAGATTATGAAGAAAATTCTTTATTTGGGTAATACATTAAATCAAGGAACAGCAAGGG GATCTGCTGTTGGATTCAAGTTGGATAGCCTTTCAAAGCTCACTGAGACTCGTGCTTCTAACAGTAAAATGACACTGATGCATTATCTTTGCAAG GTTCTAGCTGAAAAGTCTCCTGCACTGCTTGATTTTCACCGTGACCTAGTTAGCGTAGAAAATGCCTCTAAG
- the LOC25488802 gene encoding formin-like protein 20 isoform X3 codes for MLVKIDIPCRVQGDVVLECIHLSEDLVREEMMFRVMFHTAFVRSNSLVLGRDEIDILWDTKDQFSKNFKSEVLFLDADAVIPNLPAVKVSRDENETESGSPDEFYEVEDFFINVNDGPDSPVVRDDAVDSGNHKDVWKEYSDPPASQDSSTPDDGIHQQIGRTDSGINEVKDITVDDVKYKLEERVDSDTHAVKDIAVDDGNNKSTSTAVTFDMMETLDTQEVTLDANDELAVMQNNYDDDNNATLKELEPEDGQQKHDLARSISAEEKQLPLNSNPVGDVVAEKEKTEQQEPQGFHAKQAKENETTRGIPSTKGSYNESMHVLYPPTRHSTSPTALSNDTSPRGKMTNAKGRLGSSFHVNEAVDSMETTNDLKSCNRDNSESSESIGEIDSKAQLSSLMPITESCHQSTTPASQFSTDQVLQPHPPPPPPPPPRRISPSSSLDGKVSTIPQPPPQPPPPPPHALPIFYKKNVEMDLQAATPPTPPPPPPPPFSGQNRGGSFPLSSPWMPIFSSIAVVAKNSGTLPPSTPIVGSEIASEVSKLVGAVSLSYPSPPPPPPPPLPPKYAVKSIPPPPPPPLPPKYAVKSIPPPPPPPPPLSYMDRAPLVPPSTPTSLHTPPPLPHPVVYTDSTSPPSSSFTRAPPPPPPLPLSLCIVPSPPPPISISPPPPPRPPPSPPPLPPSSGEPRPPSPHPMSKAQPPPPPPPPPLPLSTGAPPPPPPPSLSKAPPSPPPAFYETPLPPPLTASSQAPPPPPTPPPPPPPSVSSTPPHPPPPPPPPPPPYLSSSIGAAQPPSPLPPPSSFYETPSPPPLPASSRAPPPSPPPSMSTAPPHPSPPPPPPPPPPSFYKTLSPPPLPASSQAPPPPTPAPPPSISTAPPHPLPPRPPPPPPPYLPSSIGAAQPPPPPPPPPPPFYASPPSPQPYLPSSHGAPPRPPPPPPSMSKAAPAPPPPPSYLPASSGAAQPPPPSMSKVPPPPPPPPPFYASSPSPPPYLPTSHGAPPPPPPSMSKAAPAPPPPPPSYLPASIGAPPPPPPPPSMSKAPPPPPPPFYGAPPPPPPSYLPASSGALLPPPPPPPPSMPPPPPPFHGAPPPPPLYLPASTDAPPPPPPPPSMSKAPPPPPPPFYGAPPPPPPSYLPASSGAPLPPPPPPPPPSMPPPPPPFHGAPPPPPLYLPASTGAPPPPPPPPSMSKAPPPPPPPFYGAPPPPLATHGARAPPPPPPPGSQGPPPPPLQGFGGPPPPPPPGGRGPPPPPPPGGQGPPPPPPPGGRGLAPPPPPGARAPGAPAPPRAPGGAPPPPGADPRGRGRGLARPTGPVTRRSSLKPLHWSKVTRALKGSLWEELQRHGESQSGQEFDVSELEKLFAANVPKPAASGGKSGGQSKSAGSKNEKITLVDLRRAYNTEIMLTKVKMPLPDMMAAVLALDDSVLDSDQVENLIKFCPTKEEMDLLKAYTGDKENLGKCEQFFMELMKVPRVESKLRVFCFKIQFLSQITEFNKNLKLVNSACEEVRNSLKLKEIMKKILYLGNTLNQGTARGSAVGFKLDSLSKLTETRASNSKMTLMHYLCKVLAEKSPALLDFHRDLVSVENASKIQLKSLAEEMQAITKGLEKVNQELAACEKDGPVSEVFRKTLQDFVDGAKSQVEFVSQLFEEVGKSADALANYFGEDPKRVPFELVTATMLNFIRLFLKAHEENIKQAEMEKKKAEKEAEMEKKAEKEAGMEKGKGSKLRRKSEKDNKEES; via the exons ATGCTCGTGAAAATTGATATTCCTTGTCGTGTTCAAGGGGATGTCGTTCTTGAGTGCATACATTTAAGCGAAGATTTGGTTCGTGAGGAGATGATGTTTAGAGTCATGTTTCATACTGCATTTGTACGGTCAAATAGTTTGGTGCTGGGCCGTGATGAAATAGATATTTTGTGGGATACAAAGGATCAGTTCTCCAAGAATTTTAAATCTGAG GTGCTTTTCTTGGATGCTGATGCTGTTATACCTAATCTACCCGCAGTCAAGGTGAGTAGAGATGAAAATGAGACAGAAAGCGGTTCACCTGATGAATTCTATGAAGTGGAAGATTTCTTCATCAATGTCAATGATGGACCGGATTCTCCAGTTGTTCGTGATGATGCAGTAGATAGTGGAAACCATAAAGATGTCTGGAAAGAATATTCAGATCCTCCTGCTTCTCAGGATTCTTCTACGCCAGATGATGGGATTCACCAACAGATTGGCAGGACAGATTCTGGTATTAATGAGGTGAAAGATATTACCGTTGATGATGTGAAATACAAGCTCGAAGAGCGTGTAGATTCAGATACTCATGCAGTGAAAGATATTGCTGTGGATGATGGAAACAATAAGTCAACTTCCACTGCAGTCACTTTTGATATGATGGAAACTCTGGATACACAGGAAGTCACTTTGGATGCAAATGATGAGTTGGCAGTTATGCAAAACAATTATGACGACGACAACAACGCAACACTAAAAGAATTAGAACCTGAGGATGGACAGCAGAAACACGATCTTGCCAGATCAATATCTGCTGAAGAAAAACAACTTCCTTTAAACTCAAATCCAGTGGGAGATGTAGTTGCAGAAAAGGAGAAGACTGAGCAGCAAGAACCACAGGGATTTCATGCAAAGCAAGCAAAGGAAAATGAAACAACTAGGGGGATACCTTCTACCAAAGGTTCTTATAATGAATCAATGCATGTTTTATATCCACCAACAAGGCACAGTACTTCACCTACTGCTCTGTCAAATGATACCTCTCCAAGGGGGAAAATGACTAATGCCAAAGGAAGACTTGGTTCTAGTTTTCATGTCAACGAAGCGGTTGATTCTATGGAAACGACAAATGACCTGAAAAGTTGTAACAGGGACAATTCAGAATCTTCAGAAAGCATCGGGGAAATAGACTCAAAAGCCCAACTATCATCATTAATGCCAATTACAGAGTCATGTCATCAGTCAACTACTCCAGCATCACAGTTTAGCACTGATCAAGTGCTACAACCTCACCCTCCTCCTCCCCCTCCGCCCCCACCTCGACGGATATCTCCATCTTCTTCCCTGGATGGTAAAGTGTCTACGATACCACAACCTCCGCCACAaccacctccaccaccaccacatgCTTTGccaattttttataagaaaaatgtaGAAATGGACTTGCAAGCTGCAACTCCTCCAACccctccaccaccacctccgCCTCCATTTTCTGGGCAAAATAGAGGGGGGTCATTTCCTCTTTCTAGTCCTTGGATGCCCATATTTTCATCAATTGCTGTAGTTGCAAAAAATAGTGGAACTTTACCTCCTTCAACTCCTATAGTAGGAAGTGAAATTGCATCAGAAGTTTCTAAATTAGTTGGTGCAGTGTCCCTTTCCTATCcttctccaccaccaccaccaccaccacctctaCCCCCAAAATATGCAGTTAAATCCAttcctcctccaccaccaccacctctaCCCCCAAAATATGCAGTTAAATCCATTCCTCCTCCACCACCTCCCCCGCCTCCTTTGTCTTATATGGATAGAGCTCCTCTCGTTCCTCcttcaacaccaacatcactTCACACTCCACCACCATTGCCTCATCCTGTTGTATATACAGATTCAACATCTCCACCTTCATCTTCTTTTACTAGagccccaccaccaccacctccactTCCACTGTCTTTATGTATAGTTCCATCACCTCCACCTCCTATTAGTATATCTCCACCGCCTCCACCAAGACCtccaccatcaccaccacctcTTCCTCCATCAAGTGGAGAACCTCGACCACCATCACCTCATCCTATGTCTAAGGCCCAACCCCCACCTCCACCCCCACCCCCACCTCTTCCTCTATCAACTGGAGCACCTCCACCGCCACCTCCTCCTTCATTGTCTAAAGCCCCACCATCCCCACCTCCAGCATTCTACGAAACTCCATTACCACCACCTCTTACTGCATCAAGTCAagctcctcctcctcctccgacaccaccaccaccaccacctccttcAGTGTCTTCGACCCCACCACACCCACCTCCACCCCCACCCCCACCCCCACCACCATATCTTTCGTCATCAATTGGAGCAGCTCAACCACCATCACCACTACCACCTCCTTCATCATTCTACGAAactccatcaccaccaccacttcCAGCATCAAGTCGAGCACCTCCACCATCACCACCTCCTTCAATGTCTACGGCCCCACCACACCcatctccaccaccaccaccaccaccaccacctccatcATTCTACAAAACTCTATCACCACCACCTCTTCCTGCATCAAGTCAAGCTCCTCCTCCTCCGACACCAGCACCACCTCCTTCAATATCTACGGCCCCACCACACCCACTTCCACCAcgaccaccaccaccaccaccaccatatcTTCCGTCATCAATTGGAGCAGctcaaccaccaccaccacctccacctccacctcctCCATTCTATGCATCTCCACCATCACCACAACCATATCTTCCTTCATCACATGGAGCACCTCCAcgaccaccaccacctcctccttcAATGTCTAAGGCCGCACCagccccaccaccaccaccatcatatCTTCCTGCGTCAAGTGGAGCAGCTCAACCACCACCACCTTCAATGTCCAAGGTCCCaccacctccacctccacctccaccGTTCTATGCATCTTCACCCTCACCACCACCATATCTTCCTACATCACATGGAGCacctccaccacctcctccttcAATGTCTAAGGCCGCACCagccccaccaccaccaccaccatcatatCTTCCTGCATCAATTGGAgcacctccaccaccaccaccacctccttcAATGTCTAAGGCCCCACCACCCCCACCCCCACCATTCTATGGagctccaccaccaccaccaccatcatatCTTCCTGCATCAAGTGGAGCACTtctaccaccaccaccaccacctcctccttcAATGCCACCCCCACCTCCACCATTCCATGGAGCTCCACCGCCACCTCCACTATATCTTCCTGCATCAACTGACgcacctccaccaccaccaccacctccttcAATGTCTAAGGCCCCACCACCCCCACCCCCACCATTCTATGGagctccaccaccaccaccaccatcatatCTTCCTGCATCAAGTGGAGCACctctaccaccaccaccaccaccacctcctccttcAATGCCACCCCCACCTCCACCATTCCATGGAGCTCCACCGCCACCTCCACTATATCTTCCTGCATCAACTGGCgcacctccaccaccaccacctcctccttcAATGTCTAAGGCACCACCCCCACCACCCCCACCCTTTTATGGagctccaccaccaccacttgCAACGCATGGAGCACGAgcaccacctcctcctccacctCCGGGTAGTCAAGGCCCACCTCCTCCTCCACTTCAAGGTTTTGGAGGCCCACCTCCTCCACCTCCTCCAGGTGGTCGAGGCCCACCTCCTCCGCCACCTCCAGGTGGACAAGGCCCACCTCCTCCACCACCTCCAGGTGGTCGAGGCCTAgctccaccacctcctcctgGAGCTCGGGCACCTGGTGCTCCTGCACCTCCAAGAGCGCCAGGTGGTGCACCTCCACCACCAGGGGCTGATCCAAGAGGTAGAGGGCGTGGGCTTGCACGTCCTACTGGTCCAGTGACACGGCGTTCCTCCTTAAAGCCTCTTCATTGGAGTAAGGTAACAAGGGCATTGAAAGGAAGTTTATGGGAAGAATTACAAAGACATGGAGAATCTCAAAG TGGACAAGAGTTTGACGTTTCAGAGTTAGAGAAGCTTTTTGCTGCAAATGTTCCGAAACCTGCTGCTTCTGGTGGTAAATCTGGAGGGCAGAGCAAATCTGCAGGatccaaaaatgaaaaaatcaccTTG GTTGACCTAAGGAGAGCCTATAATACTGAAATTATGCTTACAAAGGTTAAGATGCCACTTCCTGATATGATG GCGGCAGTACTGGCTTTGGATGACTCGGTATTAGATTCTGATCAGGTGGAAAATCTTATTAAGTTTTGTCCTACCAAAGAGGAAATGGATCTTTTGAAG GCATATACTGGTGACAAGGAGAACTTGGGAAAGTGTGAACAG TTCTTTATGGAGCTGATGAAAGTGCCACGAGTGGAGTCTAAATTGAGAGTATTCTGTTTCAAGATTCAATTTCTGTCTCAG ATTACAgagtttaataaaaatttaaagttaGTGAACTCTGCATGTGAAGAG GTCCGAAATTCACTCAAATTAAAGGAGATTATGAAGAAAATTCTTTATTTGGGTAATACATTAAATCAAGGAACAGCAAGGG GATCTGCTGTTGGATTCAAGTTGGATAGCCTTTCAAAGCTCACTGAGACTCGTGCTTCTAACAGTAAAATGACACTGATGCATTATCTTTGCAAG GTTCTAGCTGAAAAGTCTCCTGCACTGCTTGATTTTCACCGTGACCTAGTTAGCGTAGAAAATGCCTCTAAG